A portion of the Krasilnikovia cinnamomea genome contains these proteins:
- a CDS encoding DUF6986 family protein, protein MRLGDSDRAALDARLAAHDAFLAERYPGERAGRQPVHTVYVPADRIADFREWGTQAVAAMDRYGFGFPGADAVRAKLATEPIEDLRVDFEDGYGVRDDAQEDAAVRTAVSVLRAGPVPPFVGIRIKSLEAATRHRALRTLELFLESYPDPFVITLPKVSGADQVAAMVWLCERLESAYGLAAGTLRFEIQVELPAAVLGADGTATVARLITAAAGRCLGLHYGTYDYSAAAGVAAAYQSMEHPAADHAKAVMQAAAAQTGVRLSDGSTNVLPVGTPAQVHAAWELHHRLVRRSLERGFYQGWDLHPAQLPTRYAATYAFFADGRDTAVERLRRYLDRQDSGIADEPATARALAGFLLRGVDCGALTDAGFTRAELTALSGR, encoded by the coding sequence ATGCGCCTCGGCGACTCCGACCGTGCCGCGCTGGATGCCCGGCTCGCCGCCCACGACGCGTTCCTCGCGGAGCGCTACCCGGGCGAGCGCGCCGGGCGCCAGCCGGTGCACACCGTCTACGTGCCCGCCGACCGGATCGCGGACTTCCGCGAGTGGGGCACACAGGCGGTCGCCGCGATGGACCGGTACGGCTTCGGTTTCCCGGGCGCTGACGCGGTGCGCGCGAAGCTCGCCACCGAACCGATCGAGGACCTGCGCGTCGACTTCGAGGACGGCTACGGCGTGCGCGACGACGCGCAGGAGGACGCGGCGGTCCGCACCGCCGTGTCCGTGCTGCGCGCGGGCCCGGTGCCGCCGTTCGTCGGCATCCGGATCAAGTCGCTGGAGGCCGCCACCCGGCACCGGGCCCTGCGCACCCTGGAGCTGTTCCTGGAGTCCTATCCGGACCCGTTCGTCATCACGCTGCCCAAGGTCAGCGGCGCCGACCAGGTAGCCGCGATGGTCTGGCTGTGCGAGCGCCTGGAGTCGGCGTACGGCCTGGCCGCCGGGACCCTGCGCTTCGAGATCCAGGTCGAACTGCCCGCGGCCGTGCTGGGCGCGGACGGCACGGCCACGGTGGCCCGGCTCATCACGGCCGCGGCCGGGCGCTGCCTCGGCCTGCACTACGGCACGTACGACTACAGCGCGGCGGCGGGGGTGGCGGCGGCGTACCAGTCGATGGAGCACCCGGCCGCCGACCACGCCAAGGCGGTGATGCAGGCCGCCGCCGCCCAGACCGGCGTACGCCTGTCGGACGGCTCCACCAACGTGCTGCCCGTGGGCACCCCCGCGCAGGTGCACGCCGCGTGGGAGCTGCACCACCGGCTCGTCCGCCGCTCCCTGGAACGCGGCTTCTACCAGGGCTGGGACCTGCACCCGGCGCAGCTGCCCACCCGCTATGCGGCCACGTACGCGTTCTTCGCCGACGGCCGCGACACCGCCGTCGAACGCCTGCGGCGTTACCTGGACCGGCAGGACAGCGGGATCGCCGACGAGCCCGCGACCGCCCGCGCCCTCGCCGGGTTCCTGCTGCGCGGCGTCGACTGCGGGGCCCTGACCGACGCCGGATTCACCCGCGCGGAGCTGACCGCCCTGTCCGGCCGCTGA